One Streptomyces sp. NBC_00554 DNA segment encodes these proteins:
- a CDS encoding carboxyl transferase domain-containing protein: MHHEAPELTSAADPASEAWRANEAAHRALGEELRQKLAAARLGGGERARDRHTARGKLLPRDRVDTLLDPGSPFLELAPLAADGLYDGQAPAAGVIAGIGRVSGRECVIVANDATVKGGTYYPMTVKKHLRAQEVALENRLPCIYLVDSGGAFLPMQDEVFPDREHFGRIFYNQARMSGAGIPQIAAVLGSCTAGGAYVPAMSDEAVIVRNQGTIFLGGPPLVKAATGEVVTAEELGGGEVHARVSGVTDHLAEDDAHALRIVRNIAATLPARGPLPWTVQPSSEPKVDPYGLYGAVPVDSRTPYDVREIIARVVDGSRFSEFKAEFGQTLVTGFAHIHGHPVGIVGNNGILFSESAQKGAHFIELCDQRGIPLVFLQNISGFMVGRQYEAGGIAKHGAKMVTAVACTRVPKLTVVVGGSYGAGNYSMCGRAYSPRFLWMWPNAKISVMGGEQASSVLATVKRDQLEARGESWPAEDEEAFKDPIREQYERQGNAYYATARLWDDGVIDPMETRQVLGLALTACANAPLGEPQFGVFRM, translated from the coding sequence ATGCACCACGAGGCACCGGAGCTGACGAGCGCGGCAGACCCCGCGTCGGAGGCCTGGCGGGCCAATGAGGCGGCCCATCGCGCGCTGGGCGAGGAGCTGCGGCAGAAGCTGGCCGCGGCCCGGCTCGGCGGCGGCGAGCGGGCGCGGGACCGGCACACCGCGCGCGGGAAGCTGCTGCCGCGCGACCGCGTGGACACGCTCCTGGACCCGGGCTCGCCCTTCCTGGAGCTGGCACCGTTGGCCGCGGACGGGCTGTACGACGGGCAGGCCCCGGCCGCCGGAGTGATCGCCGGGATCGGCCGGGTGAGCGGCCGCGAGTGCGTGATCGTCGCCAATGACGCGACCGTCAAGGGCGGCACGTACTACCCGATGACGGTGAAGAAGCACCTGCGCGCCCAGGAGGTGGCGCTCGAGAACCGCCTCCCCTGCATCTACCTGGTGGACTCCGGGGGCGCCTTCCTCCCCATGCAGGACGAGGTCTTCCCCGACCGCGAGCACTTCGGGCGGATCTTCTACAACCAGGCGCGGATGTCGGGCGCCGGCATCCCGCAGATCGCGGCCGTCCTCGGCTCCTGCACGGCGGGCGGCGCGTACGTGCCCGCGATGAGCGACGAGGCCGTGATCGTGCGCAATCAGGGCACGATCTTCCTCGGCGGCCCTCCCCTGGTGAAGGCCGCCACCGGTGAGGTCGTCACCGCCGAGGAACTGGGCGGCGGCGAGGTCCACGCGCGCGTGTCGGGCGTCACCGACCACCTCGCCGAGGACGACGCGCACGCGCTGCGGATCGTACGGAACATCGCCGCGACCCTCCCCGCGCGCGGGCCCCTGCCATGGACGGTCCAGCCTTCGTCCGAGCCCAAGGTCGATCCGTACGGGCTGTACGGCGCCGTGCCGGTCGACTCCCGCACCCCCTATGACGTACGCGAGATCATCGCGCGCGTGGTCGACGGTTCACGTTTCTCGGAGTTCAAGGCGGAGTTCGGGCAGACCCTGGTCACCGGCTTCGCGCACATCCACGGACACCCGGTCGGGATCGTCGGCAACAACGGCATCCTGTTCTCCGAATCGGCCCAGAAGGGCGCCCACTTCATCGAGCTGTGCGACCAGCGGGGCATCCCCCTGGTCTTCCTGCAGAACATCTCGGGGTTCATGGTCGGGCGGCAGTACGAGGCCGGTGGCATCGCCAAGCACGGCGCCAAGATGGTCACGGCGGTCGCCTGTACACGGGTACCGAAGCTCACCGTGGTGGTGGGCGGGTCGTACGGAGCGGGCAACTACTCGATGTGCGGCCGGGCGTACTCGCCGCGCTTCCTGTGGATGTGGCCGAACGCCAAGATCTCCGTGATGGGCGGCGAGCAGGCCTCCTCCGTCCTCGCAACCGTCAAGCGCGACCAGTTGGAGGCGCGCGGGGAGTCCTGGCCCGCCGAGGACGAAGAGGCCTTCAAGGATCCGATCCGCGAGCAGTACGAGCGCCAGGGGAACGCCTACTACGCGACGGCCCGCCTCTGGGACGACGGCGTGATCGACCCGATGGAGACCCGGCAGGTGCTGGGGCTCGCCCTGACCGCTTGCGCCAACGCGCCGCTGGGTGAACCCCAGTTCGGCGTCTTCCGGATGTGA
- a CDS encoding TetR/AcrR family transcriptional regulator, whose product MATRTDAPTRREQILKEAARLFAGRGFHGVGVDEIGAAVGISGPGLYRHFPGKDAMLAELLVGISGQLLTGAKRRVAEADGNPSEQVLDSLIEGHIDFALDDRPLITLHDRELDRLRDSDRKLVRQLQRQYVELWVEVVREVYPALAEPTARSAVHSVFGLLNSTPHLARPGSLPGRATSAALLHRMARGAFEAAGT is encoded by the coding sequence ATGGCCACGAGAACCGACGCACCCACCCGTCGCGAGCAGATCCTCAAGGAAGCCGCCCGGCTCTTCGCCGGGCGCGGCTTCCACGGTGTGGGAGTGGATGAGATAGGGGCCGCGGTCGGCATCAGCGGCCCCGGTCTGTACCGGCACTTCCCCGGCAAGGACGCGATGCTCGCCGAGCTCCTCGTGGGCATCAGCGGACAGCTGCTGACCGGCGCGAAGCGGCGCGTCGCGGAGGCCGACGGGAACCCTTCGGAGCAGGTCCTCGACTCCCTCATCGAGGGGCACATCGACTTCGCGCTCGACGACCGCCCCCTGATCACCCTGCACGACCGCGAGCTGGACCGCCTCCGCGACAGCGACCGCAAGCTCGTGCGGCAGCTCCAGCGCCAGTACGTCGAGCTGTGGGTGGAGGTCGTACGCGAGGTCTATCCGGCCCTGGCCGAACCCACGGCCCGCTCGGCGGTGCACTCGGTCTTCGGGCTGCTCAACTCCACACCGCACCTGGCCCGCCCGGGCTCACTGCCGGGCCGCGCCACCAGTGCCGCTCTGCTGCACCGGATGGCCAGGGGCGCCTTCGAGGCGGCGGGGACGTGA
- a CDS encoding acyl-CoA dehydrogenase family protein — protein sequence MRRTVFNEDHEAFRETLRAFIEAEVVPVYDEWFAAGQAPRDFYYKLAELGVFGIRVDEEYGGAGIDSYKFEAVMYEETARAGVSFGGSGVHVLLGLPYIKALATDEQKKRFLPKFVSGEEMWALAMTEPGTGSDLAGMKTTAKLSEDGTHYVLNGSKTFITGGVHADKVIVCARTSAPTAEDRRFGISLFAVDTKSEGYSIGRKLDKLGLKTSDTAELAFVDVKVPVEDLLGEENKGFYYLGGNLPSERWGIAFGAYAQAAAAVRFAKEYVQERTVFGKQVAHFQNTKFELAACQAEVDAAQAVADRSLEALDAGELSPAEAASAKLFCTEVAHRVIDRCLQLHGGYGFMNEYPIARLYADNRVNRIYGGTSEVMKMIIAKDMGL from the coding sequence GTGCGCCGTACTGTGTTCAACGAGGACCACGAGGCGTTCCGGGAGACCCTCCGGGCCTTCATCGAGGCCGAGGTCGTCCCCGTCTACGACGAGTGGTTCGCCGCGGGCCAGGCGCCGCGCGACTTCTACTACAAGCTGGCCGAGCTGGGCGTCTTCGGCATCCGTGTGGACGAGGAGTACGGCGGCGCGGGCATCGACTCGTACAAGTTCGAGGCCGTGATGTACGAGGAGACCGCGCGCGCGGGTGTCTCCTTCGGCGGCTCCGGTGTGCATGTGCTGCTCGGCCTGCCCTACATCAAGGCGCTCGCCACCGACGAGCAGAAGAAGCGCTTCCTGCCGAAGTTCGTCTCCGGCGAGGAGATGTGGGCCCTCGCGATGACCGAGCCGGGCACCGGTTCCGACCTCGCGGGCATGAAGACCACCGCGAAGCTCTCCGAGGACGGCACGCACTACGTCCTCAACGGCTCCAAGACCTTCATCACGGGCGGTGTGCACGCGGACAAGGTCATCGTCTGCGCCCGTACGTCCGCGCCCACGGCCGAGGACCGCCGCTTCGGCATCTCCCTCTTCGCCGTGGACACCAAGTCCGAGGGCTACTCGATAGGCCGCAAGCTCGACAAGCTCGGCCTGAAGACCTCCGACACCGCCGAGCTGGCGTTCGTCGACGTGAAGGTGCCGGTCGAGGACCTGCTCGGCGAGGAGAACAAGGGCTTCTACTACCTCGGCGGCAACCTGCCCTCCGAGCGCTGGGGCATCGCGTTCGGCGCGTACGCGCAGGCTGCGGCGGCCGTCCGGTTCGCCAAGGAGTACGTCCAGGAGCGCACCGTCTTCGGCAAGCAGGTCGCCCACTTCCAGAACACCAAGTTCGAGCTGGCCGCCTGCCAGGCCGAGGTGGACGCCGCGCAGGCCGTCGCCGACCGCTCCCTGGAGGCCCTCGACGCGGGCGAGCTGTCCCCGGCCGAGGCCGCGAGCGCCAAGCTGTTCTGCACCGAGGTCGCGCACCGCGTCATCGACCGCTGCCTCCAGCTGCACGGCGGCTACGGCTTCATGAACGAGTACCCGATCGCCCGCCTGTACGCGGACAACCGTGTGAACAGGATCTACGGCGGCACCAGCGAGGTCATGAAGATGATCATCGCGAAGGACATGGGCCTGTAA
- the tesB gene encoding acyl-CoA thioesterase II, with amino-acid sequence MSQALQSLLDLLDLEQIEENIFRGQSRSAVVPRVFGGQVAAQALVAAGRTVPDDRFAHSLHSYFLRTGDAGAPIVYTVDRIGDGRSFTTRRVVAVQHGQPIFHLSASFQKREEGFDHQTPMPYAPDPATLPTAEERLPAYKHLDPDVVEKFLESRAAVDLRYVDDPPYGRFGEPREPRSQVWFRTNGKLADDPLLHVCLATYVSDMTLLDSILLAHGRGGWAVGDVVGASLDHAMWFHRPFRADEWLLYDQESPSASGGRGLGQARIYTQDGQLAISVIQEGVVRVPR; translated from the coding sequence ATGAGTCAGGCACTTCAGTCTCTCCTCGATCTGCTCGACCTCGAGCAGATCGAGGAGAACATCTTCCGCGGCCAGTCCCGGTCCGCCGTCGTCCCACGAGTCTTCGGCGGACAGGTCGCGGCACAGGCGCTCGTCGCCGCGGGGCGTACGGTCCCCGACGACCGGTTCGCCCATTCCCTCCACTCGTACTTCCTGCGCACCGGCGACGCCGGCGCGCCCATCGTCTACACCGTGGACCGCATCGGCGACGGCCGTTCCTTCACCACCCGCCGGGTGGTCGCCGTCCAGCACGGGCAGCCGATCTTCCACCTCTCCGCGTCCTTCCAGAAACGCGAAGAGGGCTTCGACCACCAGACGCCGATGCCGTACGCGCCCGACCCCGCCACGCTCCCCACCGCCGAGGAGCGGCTCCCCGCGTACAAGCACCTCGACCCCGACGTCGTGGAGAAGTTCCTGGAGTCGCGCGCCGCGGTCGATCTGCGCTACGTCGACGACCCGCCGTACGGCAGGTTCGGGGAGCCGCGCGAACCGCGCTCGCAGGTGTGGTTCCGCACCAACGGCAAACTCGCCGACGACCCGCTGCTGCACGTCTGCCTGGCCACCTACGTCTCCGACATGACGCTCCTGGACTCCATCCTGCTCGCCCACGGGCGCGGCGGCTGGGCCGTCGGCGATGTCGTCGGCGCCTCCCTCGACCACGCGATGTGGTTCCACCGGCCCTTCCGTGCCGACGAATGGCTGCTGTACGACCAGGAGTCGCCGTCCGCGTCGGGCGGGCGGGGTCTGGGCCAGGCCCGCATCTACACGCAGGACGGACAACTCGCCATATCGGTGATCCAGGAGGGCGTGGTCCGCGTCCCCCGGTAA